One stretch of Coleofasciculus chthonoplastes PCC 7420 DNA includes these proteins:
- the selD gene encoding selenide, water dikinase SelD has protein sequence MTKDKEPMTNDKDLVLIGGGHSHAIALRMLGMNSLPGVRLTLITNVSHTPYSGMLPGHVAGFYTFDECHIDLRRLAQFAGAQLYIDKAVGLDLNSNKVICANRPPVAFDVLSIDIGSTPAKESVSGVAKYAIPAKPVPQFLKRWNRIIETLAQHPKQSLSLGIVGGGAGGVELAMTMQRRINHVETRHGTSVKIHLFHRGNQLLPGHNSWARRYVQKLLRKRGIQVHLGETVSQILPDKICCESGLVVDCDYSFWVTQASAPSWIAESGLHTTSKGFISVGDTLQSLSHPHIFAAGDIATMVNHLRPKAGVFAVRQGKPLVENLRRFVQGKALHPYKPQRRYLSLIGTGDGSAIASWGSLGWHSRLLWRWKDHIDRKFMWQFRDLPEMESANPVPEKTPNLTKLPRLGTPKNAPPMYCAGCGSKVGSTTLERVLKRVQDEYHFSTPDDIILGLGTPDDAAVLKVPADKLLVQTIDYFRTLINDPFIFGQISTHHCLSDLFAMGATPQSVLAMVTVPYATAAQQEETLYQLLSGAMKVLSQVQAPLVGGHTTEGAELTFGLSCNGLVHPQQLIKKSGMKPGDRIILTKALGTGILFAAHQRLQAKGRWIDQAVESMLLSNQEAVKVFRDHGVTACTDVTGFGFVGHLVEMVQASGVAVELEWERIPLLEGVTELVQQGIASSLYPQNVQAARFIRNQEEMCDRANYPVLFDPQTSGGLLATIPGDKAANCEQVLQALGYKDSHIIGQVISASSDVPPLRFL, from the coding sequence ATGACAAAGGACAAAGAACCAATGACTAATGACAAAGATTTAGTCCTTATTGGCGGCGGTCATAGCCACGCGATCGCACTGCGGATGTTGGGGATGAATTCCTTACCCGGAGTACGCTTGACGCTGATCACGAATGTGTCTCATACCCCCTATTCCGGAATGTTACCGGGTCATGTGGCTGGGTTCTATACCTTTGATGAATGTCATATTGATTTGCGGCGTCTTGCTCAATTTGCTGGCGCTCAATTGTATATCGATAAAGCCGTGGGTTTAGATTTAAACTCAAATAAAGTTATTTGTGCCAATCGTCCTCCCGTTGCCTTTGATGTCTTATCGATTGATATTGGTAGTACCCCGGCTAAAGAATCGGTTTCTGGCGTAGCTAAATACGCGATTCCGGCTAAACCCGTTCCCCAATTTTTAAAGCGATGGAATCGAATTATTGAAACTCTTGCACAACATCCTAAACAATCTCTGAGTTTAGGCATTGTTGGCGGTGGTGCAGGTGGAGTAGAACTGGCAATGACAATGCAACGGCGTATTAATCATGTAGAGACGCGCCATGGCACCTCTGTAAAAATTCATTTATTTCATCGGGGTAATCAACTATTACCAGGTCATAATTCCTGGGCGCGGCGATATGTTCAGAAGCTGCTAAGGAAACGGGGAATTCAGGTGCATTTAGGGGAAACGGTTTCTCAGATATTACCCGATAAAATTTGCTGTGAGTCGGGTTTAGTTGTCGATTGCGATTACAGTTTCTGGGTAACCCAAGCCTCGGCACCGAGTTGGATTGCGGAATCTGGATTGCATACCACTTCAAAGGGTTTTATTTCAGTTGGCGATACGTTACAATCCCTCTCTCATCCTCATATTTTTGCTGCTGGTGATATCGCTACCATGGTGAATCATCTTCGTCCCAAAGCCGGGGTGTTTGCGGTGCGTCAAGGGAAGCCTTTAGTGGAAAATTTGCGTCGCTTTGTACAAGGAAAAGCCCTACATCCTTACAAACCTCAACGGCGATATTTGAGTTTAATTGGTACAGGTGATGGAAGCGCGATCGCATCCTGGGGTTCCTTGGGTTGGCACTCCCGACTATTATGGCGTTGGAAGGATCATATTGACCGCAAATTTATGTGGCAATTTAGGGATTTGCCAGAGATGGAATCGGCTAATCCTGTTCCAGAGAAAACACCGAACTTGACGAAATTACCCCGTTTAGGGACACCAAAAAACGCCCCACCGATGTATTGCGCTGGCTGTGGTTCTAAAGTGGGTAGCACTACCCTAGAACGAGTGTTAAAACGGGTGCAGGATGAGTATCATTTCTCCACACCAGATGATATTATTCTCGGATTGGGAACGCCCGATGATGCAGCGGTGCTAAAAGTTCCCGCCGATAAACTATTAGTGCAAACGATTGATTATTTTCGCACTTTAATCAATGATCCCTTTATCTTTGGACAAATTAGCACTCATCACTGTCTCAGCGATTTATTTGCCATGGGTGCAACGCCTCAGAGTGTTTTGGCAATGGTAACGGTTCCCTATGCGACAGCCGCCCAACAGGAGGAAACCCTCTATCAATTGTTATCCGGGGCGATGAAGGTATTATCTCAAGTACAAGCGCCGTTGGTGGGAGGACATACCACAGAAGGGGCAGAATTAACGTTTGGTTTATCCTGTAATGGGTTAGTACATCCTCAGCAACTGATTAAAAAAAGTGGGATGAAACCAGGCGATCGCATAATTCTAACTAAAGCCTTGGGAACCGGGATTTTATTTGCTGCACATCAACGTTTACAAGCAAAAGGGCGCTGGATTGATCAGGCGGTTGAGTCGATGCTGTTATCCAATCAGGAAGCAGTTAAAGTATTTCGAGATCATGGTGTCACGGCTTGTACTGATGTGACAGGTTTTGGATTCGTGGGACATTTAGTAGAAATGGTGCAAGCATCGGGAGTGGCGGTGGAATTAGAGTGGGAGAGAATTCCCCTGCTGGAGGGGGTGACGGAACTTGTGCAACAGGGAATTGCCAGTTCGCTGTATCCCCAGAATGTCCAAGCAGCAAGGTTTATCAGGAATCAAGAAGAGATGTGCGATCGCGCTAATTATCCGGTACTTTTTGATCCACAAACCTCTGGCGGGTTATTAGCGACGATTCCTGGGGATAAAGCAGCGAATTGTGAGCAGGTTCTGCAAGCATTAGGATATAAAGATAGTCACATTATTGGTCAGGTAATTTCAGCTAGTTCAGACGTTCCCCCATTAAGATTCTTATAA